Proteins found in one Nocardia brasiliensis ATCC 700358 genomic segment:
- a CDS encoding alpha/beta hydrolase, translating into MVAGRAVRADRRWLRRALLGLAVTLALPFGAALGGLGPAARAGFDPAGFDFWVDSSMGPIKSRIFRAADGNTRRVVYALDGLRARNDLSGWEIDTDISRVLTSWNINVVMPVGGQSSFYSDWVAPSNTNGQLQPYAWESFLSNNLRWALRDRLGFHPYGNGVFGLSMGGSAALALAAYHPDQFRYAASYSGYLNISAPAMKEGLRLAMLDAGGFNIDAMWGPPWDARWLRNDPFMFAPLLRANGTRLWIATGNGVNGPRDVINSPIDVYHLGNAMALETIALANTRAFEARLNSLGPSNANFVYTPVGVHSWNYWQDQVFQMLPDLSANLG; encoded by the coding sequence ATGGTTGCCGGACGTGCCGTGCGGGCGGATCGGCGCTGGCTGCGGCGCGCGCTGCTCGGCCTCGCCGTGACGCTGGCCCTGCCGTTCGGCGCCGCGCTCGGCGGTCTCGGCCCGGCCGCGCGGGCCGGTTTCGACCCCGCGGGCTTCGACTTCTGGGTCGACTCCAGCATGGGGCCGATCAAATCCCGGATCTTCCGTGCCGCCGACGGCAACACCCGCCGGGTGGTCTACGCGCTCGACGGACTGCGCGCCCGCAACGATCTGAGCGGCTGGGAAATCGACACCGACATCTCGCGGGTCCTGACGAGCTGGAACATCAACGTGGTGATGCCGGTCGGCGGGCAGTCCAGCTTCTACTCGGATTGGGTCGCGCCGAGCAATACCAACGGGCAGCTGCAGCCGTACGCATGGGAGAGTTTCCTGTCGAACAATCTGCGTTGGGCGTTGCGCGACCGGCTGGGTTTCCACCCGTACGGCAACGGGGTGTTCGGCCTGTCCATGGGTGGCAGTGCCGCGCTCGCACTGGCGGCTTACCATCCCGACCAGTTTCGTTATGCCGCTTCTTATTCCGGCTATCTGAACATTTCGGCGCCCGCCATGAAAGAAGGCTTGCGCCTGGCCATGCTCGACGCGGGCGGGTTCAACATCGACGCCATGTGGGGTCCGCCATGGGATGCGCGCTGGTTGCGCAACGATCCGTTCATGTTCGCGCCGCTGTTGCGTGCCAACGGAACTCGGCTCTGGATCGCCACCGGCAATGGCGTCAACGGACCACGGGACGTGATCAACTCGCCGATCGACGTCTACCACCTCGGTAATGCGATGGCTTTGGAAACGATCGCACTGGCCAACACTCGCGCCTTTGAAGCGCGGCTTAACAGTCTCGGCCCGAGCAACGCGAACTTCGTCTACACCCCGGTGGGTGTGCACAGCTGGAACTACTGGCAGGACCAGGTGTTCCAGATGCTGCCCGACCTGAGCGCGAATTTGGGGTGA